DNA from Leptospira harrisiae:
CTGAATCCAATCCAGCTGGGCAGCTGATAGCAGGGACTCCGGCTAAATTGACAGATGTAGTAAGGATATCCGCTTGGTACATTTGAATTGGATCTTTTGTTTTTTCTCCAACTTTAAAAGCAGTTGTAGGTGAAGTTGGCTGAAAAATAATATCAACCGACTTAAAGAATTCTGCGTATTGTTTGCGAATGAGAACCCTTGCCTTTTGGGCTTTCCCATAATAAGCATCGTAATAACCAGAACTTAAAGAAAATGTACCAAGTAAAATTCGGCGTTTTACTTCTGAACCAAAACCTTGGGTTCTAGATTCAGAATACAAGTCATCCAACTTACCGGCACCCTCTTTCCTTAATCCATAACGTATCCCATCAAAACGACTTAAGTTGGATGAACATTCAGCAGTAGCGATTAAATAATAAACTGGGATAGCATACTTTAATAGGGAAAAATCCAGAGGAACCAGAGTTGCTCCTTTCGATTCCAATTCTTTTAAGATATCCGTGTAACGTTTGTTCACATCAGGAGAAAAGTTGAAGTCTTCTGTTTTCATCACTCCGATTCGTTTCCCTTTCCAATCGATCGAAGAAACTGAATTAGCTTCAAAGGTATTTACTTTAGCAGTGGTTTGGTCTTTGTGGTCCAATCCTGAAATAATTTCTAATAGGTCAGAGATCCCTTGTAAATCATTGGAAAAAGGGCCAATTTGATCAAGACTTGATGCATAAGCAACAAGTCCATATCGTGAAACACGACCATACGTTGGTTTTAGTCCCCAGATTCCACAGAGGGCTGCTGGTTGGCGAATGGAACCACCTGTATCTGAGCCGAGAGAAACCGGTAACATCGATGCTGCCACTGCCGCCGCCGAACCACCGCTAGATCCTCCAGGAATTCGATTTATATCAAATGGATTTCTTGTGGTTTGGAAAGCACTATTTTCCGTTGAGGAACCCATGGCAAATTCGTCCATATTGAGCCTAGGGAATAAAACAAACCCTTTGTCTTTTAATTTTTGAATGACAGACGCATCATATGGAGAACGAAAGTTTTCTAAAATATGTGAAGAGCAAGAGGTGATTTCACCAGTGATACAGATATTATCTTTGATACCAATTGGAATTCCATCAAATTCCGAAAGTAACTTGCCGGCTTTCCGTCGATTGTCACTTTCTTCCGCTTGGTTTAAAATAGAGGTTTTGTTGAATTCCAAAAAGGCTTTGACCTTTGTATCAGTATCTTCAATTCGTTTGATATAAGCAGATACTAATTCTTTGGATTTTAAACTTCCATCATTTAGTTTAGTTTTGATTTCTGAATAAGTAAGAAAAATTAAATCTTTCATGTTTCAATTACCTTAGGAACAACAACATATCCATTTTCATAAGCTGGAGCAATTTTTGCCAAATCGTCTCTTTTTAAACCATTTTCAGCTAAATCCTTTCTTAATTCATAAAAGATTTGCTCGTAGATTTCATCATCACCAACACTTGATGTGTCTAGGTTTTTGATTTCGTCGACGTATTGTACAATCCGAGAAAAGTCACCTAACATGGAAGCTACTTCCGAATCATCAATGTTAAGTTTTGCCAAGTTGGCAATGTTTTTTAATTCTTTTTCATCCATAAATTTTCCTCAGTATGCATTCCTATCAATAATTGCTTTAAGTGGTGTGAGTAAAATGATTTTGATATCTAGTAATAAAGACCAGTTTTCAATGTAAAAAATATCCGCTTCAATCCGTTTTTCAATGGAAGTATCACCACGAAATCCTTGTACTTGTGCCCAACCTGTAATCCCAGCTTTTGCCGCATGACGCCTCATATACTGTAAATGTTCATTTCTGAATTTTTCAACATAGAAAGGGCGTTCTGGTCTTGGTCCGACAACCGACATATCACCGAGTAAAACATTAAAGAATTGAGGAGTTTCATCTAAAGACAATTTCCGAAGAACTGCACCCACCGGTGTGACCCGCGGATCATCCTTGACTGTCCATAAGGTATCAGATTTTTCTTTGGCTTGCACTACCATAGATCGAAATTTGATCATTCCAAAAACTTTATTATCAAGACCAACTCGTTCTTGTTTGTAAAACACCGGTCCCTTACTTGTTAGTTTGATAAGTAAGGCAATGGCTAAATAAAATGGGCTAAATAACAAAATAAAAAATAATGAGAAGAGAATATCAAAAATACGTTTTAAAACTAAATTGTAACCTAAACGCAAGGGTATATTTCGAATTGATATAATGGGAATTCCGTCGAGAACTTCAACTCTTCCTTTTGCAGTTACAATTTCTTCATAACTGGGAATGACTTTTAGATCAATACCGTGAAAATCAGCAATGTCTATGATTTCCTTAAGAGAATCCCCTTCTTCGTGTGACAAAGCGTAAACAATCAAATCAACATTGTTTTCTTCTACATATGATTCTATTTTCTGTGTTGTAGTTACTGTATGTAGTTTTTTAGGAGCTAAGTTTTTTTTTCCTGCTACAAATCCCTTCACCATATATCCATAAATGGAATGTTTTTTAATGGTTTCTGAAAAATTAATTGCAGATCTTCCTGTTCCAATAATCAGAACAGATTTTAAATTGAAACCTTTGCTTCGTAGGTATTGCATAAAGGTCCGCAATACAAAATGTGAAAAAGAAGTGAGTATGGTTGTACAAATGGCGAAATAACCAATAACCAATCTAGAGAAACTTTCTCCTCGAAAGAAAAACAAAAGGGAAAGAACAACAAGTAAGTTTAAGATCACGCCTGCAATGATGGCAAAAAGTTCATCAGAAAATGATAATCCTCTTCTTGGGTGATACAAATCTATCGAAAGGAAAGATAAAACTTGAGAAAAACCAAGTACGACTCCTAAAATTAAATAATTAAAAGGATCAATGGTTTGAATTTGAAAACTTGAGTCAGGAGAAAGATAATATCGTATCACATAAGCACAGATAAAACTAGTGAGTGCAATAAAAAAATCTGTTACGATAAATAGTAGTTTGAAGGATTGGCTTCTTTCTTTTAACATTTGAAACTCGAAAAATTTATTCCGTTAAATCTGTTGTCGTTCCATCAAGTGGACGTTTGCGGAATCTATACAAACGAACACGAGTCGCTTGTGCCGATGATGAATCTCCAAAACTGAAGTTGGTTAGGTTAACAGAAAAGTATACAGATTGGTCATAAAAAGTCAATTGGTTGTTCATTGCAAGACCTCCCGGTAGTGCTCTTAAGTTCATGCTGTAACCTAAACGGTATTCCCAGTTGTGTAAATCTAACTTTAAAGTCATCATGAACCGGTTGATATTAAAAACAGTTTTTTGTCTTTGTGTTTGGCCTTGGGCACCTGTTCCTGCAGCTAAATCTTCCCAAATGGTTGTTTGGTCATAGTTGGTCCCAGTTTGTGAGGTATACAATTCAGGACTGGTGTTCATAGCATAAAACTGTCCTTGTGCAAGGGCAGTTAAACGCCAAGGTTCTGTTACTCGTGAATCAAGTTCTAATTCGATTCCAGAATACCTTGTAACTTTGACATCAGTTTTGAAGAAAAATCGATAACTGTCTAAATAACTATCTTTATAAACATGATACCAAGTAGATCCAATTTCTAAACTTCTAAAGGCACGAATGATGGGCCAAGAAAACCCACCCATTTTATACGATACAGTTAAGTTATTTGATAAAGATCTATTTTGGGGAGTATGATGCACGTAATCATTGTTAATAAACACTCCAGAATAAAAATTACGTTTTCTTTCCAAAAGGCTTGGTCTACGTGTTGTAAATCCATCCACAAAATCAAAAAAACCACCAATTCTTACAACAGTGTAATACCAGCGTTGCATATTTGTAAGTCCAGGATTGTAAGCTGAGGAAAATTGACGTAAGTCTCGGATGGTTCTTACAGAAATATCCCAATCGTTGAGGGCATAACTTTCTAAGGAAAACTCGGCTTCATGTTGTCTCAAATTTCCTAGGATAGGATCTTTTGCTTCTGCTTTATCTGCATCCAAACGACGGTAAGTGGTTGATAAGAAGATTTCTGGAATTCCCATTCTGACTGTATGCGATTGGCGTACATATTGATAGGATTGTTGTTTTAAAAGAGTAGCATATGCCTTGTTCACGTCACGGTCAGGACTATTCAAATCGTTACCAGAACCAGGGAATTCGACTGTTTGTTTTGTGGCTCCCATATAAACTGAAGGAGTGAATGACATATAAGCGCCCATCGCTATGGGAGAACGAAATCCTGTCTCTCCTATAACATTTGTTTGTGATCGCAAAACAAAATCTTGGTATTGGCTACGCGGATCAACTACACCAGTCGTCGGATTTGTTTTTTGTTGCGGGACTCCATATATACGATTGATATTGGTTTGGAATAACATATCCCAATAAATGGGACTTGTTGTTCCTGGCACCAAGCCAATGTTACTTGAATTTCGAATGGTCACCGCTGGCAAAGTATCTTGTGCAGCAAAATACTGATTTGCTTGGATTTGATACACAAGAGTTCGACTCATGGAAATACCAACGCTTAAATCACCGCGGTTCTCAGTATAATTTAAGTTCCAATTGAGTAAGTTGCGAATGAGTCCCAATCGAACATCTCTATACGTATATAAAGACTGTAAAGAATTCGAAGGTTGGTATCTATTTCCAAATTCATAGTCGAACTGACGATTGCTATAATTTTCGTATTGTAATTGAACGTTTCTTGTGTAGTCGCGGGAAAAGTCGTTGAACTTTGCGTTCAATCGAATGTCAGTTTTCCACCAAGGATCATAGTTAACGCCTGTATTGCGGTATGGTAAACCAGTGTTAGGAAACATTTCCCCTCGATCTACGTTATTTGTTACCGCTACGTTACCCACGCCTCCGTTTTTAAATCGATCCTCATATACAGGTGTGATAGCCGTATTTTTATAATTGGCATAACCAAGATTGATATTGTAATTTAAAAAGGGAGATAGTTTCCACATCTCTAGCTGGGCAGCTTGTCC
Protein-coding regions in this window:
- the gatA gene encoding Asp-tRNA(Asn)/Glu-tRNA(Gln) amidotransferase subunit GatA — protein: MKDLIFLTYSEIKTKLNDGSLKSKELVSAYIKRIEDTDTKVKAFLEFNKTSILNQAEESDNRRKAGKLLSEFDGIPIGIKDNICITGEITSCSSHILENFRSPYDASVIQKLKDKGFVLFPRLNMDEFAMGSSTENSAFQTTRNPFDINRIPGGSSGGSAAAVAASMLPVSLGSDTGGSIRQPAALCGIWGLKPTYGRVSRYGLVAYASSLDQIGPFSNDLQGISDLLEIISGLDHKDQTTAKVNTFEANSVSSIDWKGKRIGVMKTEDFNFSPDVNKRYTDILKELESKGATLVPLDFSLLKYAIPVYYLIATAECSSNLSRFDGIRYGLRKEGAGKLDDLYSESRTQGFGSEVKRRILLGTFSLSSGYYDAYYGKAQKARVLIRKQYAEFFKSVDIIFQPTSPTTAFKVGEKTKDPIQMYQADILTTSVNLAGVPAISCPAGLDSGKLPIGLQITSPHFEETKLLSYAKSVSELEICKLPLPIEIS
- the gatC gene encoding Asp-tRNA(Asn)/Glu-tRNA(Gln) amidotransferase subunit GatC produces the protein MDEKELKNIANLAKLNIDDSEVASMLGDFSRIVQYVDEIKNLDTSSVGDDEIYEQIFYELRKDLAENGLKRDDLAKIAPAYENGYVVVPKVIET
- a CDS encoding undecaprenyl-phosphate glucose phosphotransferase; this encodes MLKERSQSFKLLFIVTDFFIALTSFICAYVIRYYLSPDSSFQIQTIDPFNYLILGVVLGFSQVLSFLSIDLYHPRRGLSFSDELFAIIAGVILNLLVVLSLLFFFRGESFSRLVIGYFAICTTILTSFSHFVLRTFMQYLRSKGFNLKSVLIIGTGRSAINFSETIKKHSIYGYMVKGFVAGKKNLAPKKLHTVTTTQKIESYVEENNVDLIVYALSHEEGDSLKEIIDIADFHGIDLKVIPSYEEIVTAKGRVEVLDGIPIISIRNIPLRLGYNLVLKRIFDILFSLFFILLFSPFYLAIALLIKLTSKGPVFYKQERVGLDNKVFGMIKFRSMVVQAKEKSDTLWTVKDDPRVTPVGAVLRKLSLDETPQFFNVLLGDMSVVGPRPERPFYVEKFRNEHLQYMRRHAAKAGITGWAQVQGFRGDTSIEKRIEADIFYIENWSLLLDIKIILLTPLKAIIDRNAY
- a CDS encoding LPS-assembly protein LptD, yielding MEILAQDINGLKLLFPDQAAPTKSAQEEERKQTTAQVQRGLVRKSVDSMSDREVEDNLRNLGLNPSGTIYTKRERLREALVPEEEQNLTPESLLSSQTKKGPPIQIQNAAEGQLLNIDKTKGGVFVLRGKVRLKIKSGELVADSVSIDANRQEIYAEGGVEYKDGSAKVNGDRMIYDLKINQGVVYNSKLSMFPSHFIGQKIKRLDEKRYLLEMGYFTACNAELPHESFQAKKIFIHDDRSVVAYSVSYKVGGTSLFWLPVLYNSESGNGVTTQIGKNNTQGWFWQNSYQWSDSYPNSIFLANGYKFRFDMYEKTGQAAQLEMWKLSPFLNYNINLGYANYKNTAITPVYEDRFKNGGVGNVAVTNNVDRGEMFPNTGLPYRNTGVNYDPWWKTDIRLNAKFNDFSRDYTRNVQLQYENYSNRQFDYEFGNRYQPSNSLQSLYTYRDVRLGLIRNLLNWNLNYTENRGDLSVGISMSRTLVYQIQANQYFAAQDTLPAVTIRNSSNIGLVPGTTSPIYWDMLFQTNINRIYGVPQQKTNPTTGVVDPRSQYQDFVLRSQTNVIGETGFRSPIAMGAYMSFTPSVYMGATKQTVEFPGSGNDLNSPDRDVNKAYATLLKQQSYQYVRQSHTVRMGIPEIFLSTTYRRLDADKAEAKDPILGNLRQHEAEFSLESYALNDWDISVRTIRDLRQFSSAYNPGLTNMQRWYYTVVRIGGFFDFVDGFTTRRPSLLERKRNFYSGVFINNDYVHHTPQNRSLSNNLTVSYKMGGFSWPIIRAFRSLEIGSTWYHVYKDSYLDSYRFFFKTDVKVTRYSGIELELDSRVTEPWRLTALAQGQFYAMNTSPELYTSQTGTNYDQTTIWEDLAAGTGAQGQTQRQKTVFNINRFMMTLKLDLHNWEYRLGYSMNLRALPGGLAMNNQLTFYDQSVYFSVNLTNFSFGDSSSAQATRVRLYRFRKRPLDGTTTDLTE